In Terriglobales bacterium, the genomic stretch ACGACCACGCGCGCCTCCGGGTTGCTCTTCTTCACCATGTAAGGCAGGTGATGACGGTCGTCGCGAGTGAGCGTGTGGCCAAGGATCGCCACATCGAACCCGCCCGCCTTCACCGCCGCTTCCATTGCCGCTCGCCCCTCGATAGGAACCACGGCATAACCGGCCTTGTTGAACAGCTTGGCTTGTGTGGACAGCACCTTTGCGTCGGCTTCGCAATACAGAATCGCCGTCTTTTGCATACACCACTCCTGCCCACACACAGAACCAACTGCAAGTGTAGCCACATTGGCCCCGCGGATTGCAGATAACCGCCGGTCAGGTACTTACGATGTTGATTCGGCCTCCTCCTTCCGGCTAGGTTCAACGGCTGTTCTGGTTAGATGCAGTCCTCGCGAATCGCAGTACCCTGTCGTAGAATCCATTGTTTGTGGTTCCGCCCAGATTCTCGCTAGTACGGAGCTAGACGTGCCAGACAAGATTTATGACTTGGCCATTATTGGCAGCGGCCCGGCCGGGTATACGGCCGCCATTCGCGGCGGGCAGTTCGGATTGAAAGTCGCCCTCATCGAGAAGGACAACAAGCTCGGCGGCACTTGCCTGCAAGTGGGTTGCATTCCGACGAAAGCGCTGCTCTTCAACGCCGAATTATGGGACCACCTGAAGGACGCGCAGGAGTTCGGCATCGACGACATCGGGACCCCCAAGCTGAACTGGGGCTCCATTCAGCAGCGCAAGAACAAGATCGTCACCAAGCACACCAAGGGCCTGGAATTCCTGATGCGCAAGAATAAGGTGGAGACCATCAACGGTTACGGCCGCCTGACCGGCCCCGCCAAAGATGGCGTGCACCAGGTCGAGGTTCAGGGCAGCGGCGGAAAGAACATGGTCCAGGCGAAAAACGTGCTGCTGGCCACCGGGTCGGAGGCGCGCCTGCTTCCCGGCCTGAAGCCGGATGACCGCATTCTCACCAATATCGAAGTCCTCAGCCTGAGCGCGATTCCGAAATCACTGATCATTGTGGGATCGGGGGCGGTCGGCGTGGAGTTTGCCTCCATCTACAACTCCTTCGGTACCGACTGCACCGTCATCGAAATGCTGCCCCGGATTGTGCCACTGGAGGACGAGGAGATTTCCAAGGAACTGGATCGCGCCTTTCGCAAGCGCAACATCAAGACGCTGGTGAACGCGTCGGTCAAGAAGGTGGAGAAAACCAAAGAGGGCGTAGCGGTCAGCTTGGAAGCCGACGGCAAGGCGCAGACGCTTACCGCCGATAAGGTGTTGATTGCCGTCGGCAGAAAGCCGATGACGGAGAACATTGGCTTGGAGAAAACCAGGATCAAGGCGGAACGGGGCTTTATTCACACCGACGAATGGATGCAAACCGCCGAACCGGGCATCTACGCTGCGGGCGACATCGTGGCCGGCATGCCGCAACTGGCGCACACCGGATTCATTGAAGCCAAGGTTGCGGTCGCGCACATGGCCAGGAAAGAAGTGAAACCGATCAATCGCGACCACGTTCCAGCCTGCACCTACTGTCATCCGGAGATCGGCAGCGTCGGCTTGACCGAGGCCAAGGCCAAG encodes the following:
- the lpdA gene encoding dihydrolipoyl dehydrogenase, translated to MPDKIYDLAIIGSGPAGYTAAIRGGQFGLKVALIEKDNKLGGTCLQVGCIPTKALLFNAELWDHLKDAQEFGIDDIGTPKLNWGSIQQRKNKIVTKHTKGLEFLMRKNKVETINGYGRLTGPAKDGVHQVEVQGSGGKNMVQAKNVLLATGSEARLLPGLKPDDRILTNIEVLSLSAIPKSLIIVGSGAVGVEFASIYNSFGTDCTVIEMLPRIVPLEDEEISKELDRAFRKRNIKTLVNASVKKVEKTKEGVAVSLEADGKAQTLTADKVLIAVGRKPMTENIGLEKTRIKAERGFIHTDEWMQTAEPGIYAAGDIVAGMPQLAHTGFIEAKVAVAHMARKEVKPINRDHVPACTYCHPEIGSVGLTEAKAKEAGRQVKIGKFPFTANSRASIVGAHEGFVKIVSDARYREILGVHIIGPSATELIAEAVAVMELEGTVDDLMYTIHAHPTLSEAMLDADESVEGLAIDF